A genomic stretch from Verrucomicrobiota bacterium includes:
- a CDS encoding exo-alpha-sialidase yields the protein MKVLSKEVFIRCRDKRPAATGFVTYVSKTKPILMHCNGWEDYSDGYDDYAISLSADNGNTWAKAEVRWKSSVVPEGRIRYAEPAAFFDPDTDKLIVLIDKTLYPKDKLNVDTDYGLELNIYDPKKRKWTERRELSFPGQRTPAMSFTFPLKTSHGRLLFPGMRKTVDADGKAVHYKSTWAPVDEAVTVIGEYNSRGGLDWRLGKALNINPEMSSRGLDENAITQLADGRIAAVCRGDNSAFREKPGYKWLSFSSDEGQTWSAPVPLPATGGDPIESGANGSALFRSIKNGKLYWMGNLALRGERPNGNWPRSPLVVVEVQEEPFALKRDTIFAIDERNFNDSPRVQHSNFRFYQDRETGDLVIFFTRYGEFSEKEWQVADYYRYRVEMP from the coding sequence ATGAAAGTCCTCTCCAAGGAGGTTTTCATTCGTTGCCGTGACAAACGACCCGCTGCCACCGGCTTTGTTACCTACGTCAGCAAGACCAAACCAATTCTCATGCACTGCAACGGTTGGGAGGATTACTCGGACGGCTACGACGATTACGCCATCAGCCTGAGCGCTGACAACGGCAATACCTGGGCGAAAGCCGAAGTGCGATGGAAGAGCAGCGTCGTTCCCGAAGGCAGAATTCGTTACGCCGAACCAGCGGCGTTCTTCGATCCTGACACCGACAAGCTCATTGTGCTCATCGACAAGACGCTTTATCCGAAGGACAAACTGAACGTGGACACCGACTACGGTCTCGAGCTGAACATCTATGATCCGAAGAAACGGAAATGGACCGAGCGGCGCGAACTCAGTTTTCCCGGACAACGCACGCCGGCCATGAGTTTTACCTTCCCGCTTAAAACTTCACACGGTCGTCTCCTGTTTCCCGGCATGAGAAAGACCGTCGATGCCGACGGCAAAGCCGTTCACTACAAAAGCACCTGGGCGCCGGTGGATGAAGCCGTAACCGTCATCGGCGAATACAATTCGCGCGGTGGTCTCGACTGGCGACTCGGAAAAGCGCTGAACATCAACCCCGAAATGAGTTCGCGCGGCCTCGACGAAAACGCCATCACTCAACTCGCCGATGGCCGCATTGCCGCCGTTTGTCGCGGCGACAACAGCGCGTTCCGGGAAAAGCCCGGCTACAAATGGCTCAGCTTCTCCAGCGACGAGGGCCAGACGTGGTCGGCGCCAGTGCCGCTGCCGGCCACGGGTGGCGACCCCATCGAATCTGGCGCCAACGGCTCGGCGCTGTTTCGCTCCATCAAGAACGGCAAACTCTACTGGATGGGAAACCTCGCGCTGCGTGGCGAAAGACCGAATGGCAACTGGCCGCGCTCACCGCTGGTCGTCGTGGAGGTGCAGGAAGAACCCTTTGCGTTGAAGCGCGACACCATCTTCGCCATTGACGAACGGAACTTCAACGACTCGCCGCGCGTGCAGCACTCCAACTTCCGGTTTTACCAGGACCGCGAAACCGGCGACCTGGTTATCTTTTTCACCCGTTATGGTGAGTTCAGCGAGAAGGAATGGCAGGTTGCGGATTACTACCGTTACCGCGTGGAGATGCCGTGA
- a CDS encoding LysR family transcriptional regulator, translating into METRLLKMFCAVAESGSLVTAARKAHLTPSAISHAIKSLETELGCRLFERAGKKMLLNQAGEQLLAQVSPPLAALEAAAEALKRLGKWGQTRLRIGAAASACQHILPGVIREIKKSNAQLELQIESGDMPEMVELVRANKVDLALGVAPDSLAGLEARSIFRDELMFVCAPSHPWAAGRPITAEGLRTQPLILYQRHSFTARLVEEFFRRLDIVPSTVMEIASIEAIKELVKLNLGVSVLAPWTVGRELVRGTLKMRPLGSQPLRRPWVLIWLAGRRLSLPEETFCRLCRAHAASMRLDRRDVPALKP; encoded by the coding sequence ATGGAAACGAGACTTCTGAAAATGTTTTGCGCCGTCGCGGAGAGCGGCAGCCTCGTCACCGCCGCGCGTAAAGCCCACCTGACGCCTTCGGCGATCAGCCACGCGATCAAGTCGCTGGAAACGGAATTGGGTTGCCGGCTATTCGAGCGCGCCGGCAAGAAGATGTTGCTGAACCAGGCCGGAGAACAACTTCTCGCGCAAGTCAGTCCGCCATTGGCGGCGCTGGAGGCGGCAGCGGAGGCGCTCAAGCGACTCGGCAAATGGGGACAAACACGCTTGCGCATCGGTGCCGCCGCCTCGGCCTGCCAGCACATTCTGCCGGGCGTGATTCGCGAAATAAAAAAATCCAATGCCCAACTCGAACTACAGATCGAATCAGGTGACATGCCGGAGATGGTGGAGCTGGTCCGCGCGAACAAGGTGGATCTGGCTTTGGGCGTCGCGCCGGATAGTCTCGCAGGATTGGAAGCACGCTCGATCTTCCGGGATGAGTTGATGTTTGTGTGTGCCCCCTCGCATCCGTGGGCTGCCGGCCGGCCCATCACGGCTGAAGGTTTGCGCACTCAACCGCTCATTCTCTATCAACGCCACAGTTTCACCGCCCGCCTGGTGGAGGAATTCTTCCGTCGTCTTGACATCGTGCCCAGCACGGTGATGGAGATTGCCAGCATCGAAGCAATCAAAGAACTAGTGAAGCTGAACCTAGGCGTGTCGGTGTTGGCGCCCTGGACGGTCGGTCGAGAGCTGGTTCGCGGGACGTTAAAAATGCGCCCGCTGGGGTCGCAGCCGCTGAGGCGACCCTGGGTCCTCATCTGGCTCGCGGGACGCCGGTTGAGCCTGCCCGAAGAAACCTTCTGCCGTTTGTGCCGCGCACACGCAGCCAGCATGAGATTGGATCGGCGGGATGTGCCGGCGTTGAAACCGTGA
- a CDS encoding FHA domain-containing protein has translation MPRLFINPGTAQAMEIQLHPGSNVFGRAPGTEFKLDDPSVSGTHCQFMVADGDTRITDLGSTNGTFVDQSPVREALLKPGQTIRLGGFEMLFDADAPARPAAVPLKPARLTATSLTLSAEPAVEAEPPLETLAPTGPVFCKSHIKSPAQWMCRKCNRYFCSLCVGSRRVGNVSHHFCRACGSECVPLQQNAVVRPALKRNFFALLPDAFKYPFKGDGIILLITGTLFYFGMDSARFFARFAGLFGLVAILIITIFGFGYLFSYMRRIITSSALGEDLMPDWPEFSDWGSDIIAPLLQFIATILVCFGPAIGLTIWATGGQDIVALAIIPAVILGCIYFPMGFLAVAMFDTVAALNPLYIVPAIVRVPLEYAVVWLIFGVIIGVGFIRDLVLDVVIPLPIVPAIISGFLGLYFLTVEMRILGLMYFAKKDRFGWLT, from the coding sequence ATGCCGCGACTCTTCATCAACCCGGGAACGGCCCAAGCCATGGAAATCCAACTTCATCCTGGCTCGAATGTCTTTGGCCGCGCGCCCGGCACCGAATTCAAACTGGACGACCCTTCCGTTTCGGGCACGCACTGCCAGTTCATGGTCGCAGACGGCGACACCAGGATTACCGACCTGGGTTCGACCAATGGCACGTTCGTCGATCAGTCACCCGTTCGCGAAGCCTTGTTAAAACCGGGCCAGACCATCCGACTCGGCGGATTCGAGATGTTGTTCGACGCAGACGCCCCGGCCCGACCGGCAGCCGTGCCGTTGAAGCCGGCACGCTTGACCGCCACGAGCCTGACGCTTTCCGCCGAACCAGCCGTGGAAGCTGAACCGCCTCTTGAAACTCTCGCACCCACCGGCCCCGTCTTCTGCAAGTCACACATTAAATCCCCCGCGCAATGGATGTGCCGCAAGTGCAACAGATACTTTTGCTCTCTCTGCGTTGGCAGTCGCCGCGTGGGCAACGTCAGTCACCATTTTTGCCGTGCTTGCGGAAGCGAATGCGTGCCGTTGCAACAAAACGCGGTTGTCAGACCCGCATTGAAACGAAATTTCTTTGCCCTGTTGCCGGATGCGTTCAAATATCCATTTAAGGGAGACGGTATCATTTTGTTGATTACAGGTACGTTGTTTTACTTTGGAATGGATTCCGCCAGATTCTTTGCTCGCTTTGCGGGTCTGTTCGGGTTGGTCGCAATTTTGATCATAACCATCTTTGGTTTTGGTTACTTGTTTTCTTACATGAGACGAATCATTACGTCTTCGGCATTGGGTGAGGACCTTATGCCTGATTGGCCGGAATTTTCCGACTGGGGCAGCGATATTATTGCGCCTTTGCTGCAATTCATCGCTACGATTTTGGTTTGTTTTGGTCCCGCCATCGGACTGACAATTTGGGCGACCGGTGGCCAAGATATAGTGGCCTTGGCGATTATCCCTGCCGTAATTCTAGGATGTATTTATTTCCCGATGGGCTTTCTGGCGGTGGCAATGTTTGACACAGTGGCAGCTTTGAATCCGCTTTATATCGTGCCCGCCATCGTAAGGGTGCCGCTGGAATATGCCGTTGTCTGGCTGATTTTTGGAGTAATCATCGGCGTGGGGTTCATCAGAGATCTAGTGCTGGACGTTGTGATCCCTCTGCCAATTGTGCCAGCAATAATTTCCGGTTTTCTTGGACTGTATTTTCTAACGGTGGAGATGCGGATTCTCGGATTAATGTATTTCGCCAAGAAGGATCGATTCGGTTGGCTCACATAG
- a CDS encoding insulinase family protein, whose amino-acid sequence MITSALKATENKSTIPATPSGVRVTTLDNGLTIIIREDHSAPVVSAQAWCKAGSVNEGKWLGAGMSHVLEHMLFKGTTTRPGSRIDQEVQDAGGYMNAYTSFDRTVYHIDVPNTGAKVAIDILCDIMQHATLPADEMAKEKQVILREMDMNQDDPGRRSSRRLFETAYTKSPYRFTVIGYPDIYNELKPDDILTYYREKYVPNNVFYIIAGDIKPDEIAGQIKQAYEKSKARSLPPAVLPAEPKQTAPREVIEEAPIELGHFHFSWHIPDIRHPDIPALDVLATLLGNGRSSRLYQEVREKKGLVNSVDAWTYNPGDPGLFGMSALVDADKFSAARDAMQAELEKMKAKPVSAKELSKAVKQFTAGTLATRKTMTGQAQDLGGNWLAANDLNFSERYLAAVKRLTPSDLQRVAREYLTAENRTLYALLPTGTAPKPTEAVESSTENAIKKFELSNGLRLLVKENHRLPFVEFRAVFKGGVLAETPANNGLTQLTGKLLLKGTKTRSAEDIATEIETLGGSIDTYGGNNSFGVNAEVLSEDFVMGLKLLTDVLLNPTFPASALERERQIQLAGIKAQRDNLLQSGAKAMRRALFGQVSYGLDSLGTEESVQKIKANDLRAFHEKLVRPNNSVLAIYGDVKTSDVKVAVEKLLGKWKKGDTTSGESPKAKPLKEIKRVTETRDKKQAVLLIGFTGATVHDSNRYALELLQEACSDLGSRLFLRIREKLGLAYYVGAQNFLGLVPGYFAFYVGTEPAKVRQVEQELLKEAALLRAEGLTEEELKRAKAKIIGQKKIARQDLGGFAMTTALDELYGLGYAHCDNEDAHYEAVTLEGVKTVANKYLKPKSMVISVVKPDKP is encoded by the coding sequence ATGATCACCTCTGCCTTGAAAGCCACGGAAAACAAGTCCACCATTCCCGCCACGCCATCCGGCGTGCGCGTCACCACACTCGACAATGGCCTCACCATAATTATCCGCGAAGATCACAGCGCGCCGGTAGTTTCCGCACAAGCCTGGTGCAAAGCCGGCAGCGTCAATGAGGGCAAGTGGCTCGGCGCCGGTATGTCGCACGTGCTCGAACACATGCTCTTCAAGGGCACGACCACACGGCCCGGCAGCCGGATCGACCAGGAAGTGCAGGACGCCGGTGGTTACATGAACGCGTACACTTCATTTGACCGCACGGTTTATCACATCGACGTACCGAACACCGGCGCAAAGGTCGCCATCGATATTTTGTGCGACATCATGCAGCACGCCACCCTGCCCGCCGACGAAATGGCCAAGGAGAAACAAGTCATCCTCCGCGAAATGGACATGAACCAGGACGATCCCGGTCGCCGCTCCAGTCGCCGATTGTTCGAAACCGCTTACACCAAAAGCCCGTATCGGTTCACCGTCATCGGCTACCCAGACATCTACAATGAACTCAAGCCGGATGATATTCTCACTTACTACCGCGAGAAATATGTTCCCAACAATGTTTTCTACATCATCGCCGGCGACATAAAGCCGGACGAGATCGCCGGACAGATCAAGCAGGCTTACGAGAAATCCAAGGCCCGGTCGCTGCCTCCTGCCGTTCTTCCCGCAGAACCGAAACAAACCGCGCCGCGCGAAGTCATCGAAGAAGCGCCCATCGAACTCGGCCACTTTCATTTTAGCTGGCATATTCCAGACATCCGGCATCCCGACATTCCCGCGCTAGACGTGCTGGCCACGTTGCTCGGCAATGGCCGTAGTTCGCGTCTTTACCAGGAAGTGCGCGAGAAGAAAGGCCTCGTCAATTCAGTGGACGCCTGGACTTATAATCCCGGCGACCCCGGCCTGTTTGGCATGAGCGCGCTGGTTGACGCGGACAAATTCAGCGCCGCCCGTGATGCCATGCAGGCGGAATTAGAGAAGATGAAGGCGAAGCCGGTCTCCGCCAAGGAACTTTCCAAAGCCGTCAAGCAATTCACCGCCGGCACACTCGCGACCCGCAAGACCATGACCGGCCAGGCGCAGGACCTCGGTGGCAACTGGCTCGCGGCCAATGATCTGAATTTTTCCGAACGCTATCTCGCGGCTGTGAAACGCCTCACCCCCTCCGATCTTCAACGCGTCGCCCGCGAATATCTTACCGCCGAAAACCGCACGCTCTACGCGCTGTTGCCCACCGGCACCGCGCCCAAGCCAACGGAAGCTGTTGAATCATCCACCGAGAATGCGATTAAAAAGTTCGAACTCTCCAACGGCTTGCGGTTGCTCGTTAAGGAAAATCATCGCCTCCCGTTCGTGGAATTTCGCGCCGTCTTCAAAGGCGGCGTGCTGGCTGAAACACCGGCGAATAATGGCCTGACCCAACTGACCGGCAAGTTGCTCCTCAAGGGCACTAAGACGCGCTCGGCCGAAGACATCGCAACCGAGATCGAAACGCTCGGCGGCAGCATCGACACTTACGGCGGCAACAACAGTTTCGGCGTGAACGCAGAAGTATTGAGCGAGGATTTCGTCATGGGTTTGAAGCTTTTGACGGATGTGCTGCTGAACCCGACGTTTCCCGCGTCTGCCCTCGAACGTGAGCGCCAGATTCAACTGGCCGGCATCAAGGCGCAGCGCGACAATTTGCTTCAAAGCGGGGCCAAGGCGATGCGCCGCGCGCTTTTCGGCCAGGTTAGTTACGGCCTCGATTCACTCGGCACCGAAGAGAGTGTCCAAAAAATCAAGGCCAACGACCTGCGCGCGTTTCACGAAAAGCTGGTCAGACCCAACAACTCCGTGCTCGCCATCTATGGCGACGTGAAAACCTCCGACGTCAAAGTCGCCGTCGAAAAACTTCTCGGCAAATGGAAAAAGGGTGACACCACGTCAGGTGAATCTCCCAAAGCCAAACCGCTCAAAGAAATCAAACGTGTCACCGAAACCCGCGACAAGAAGCAAGCCGTGTTGCTGATCGGATTTACCGGCGCGACCGTCCACGATTCCAACCGTTACGCGCTTGAACTGTTGCAGGAGGCATGCAGCGACCTCGGCTCACGGCTGTTTCTCCGCATCCGGGAGAAGCTTGGACTGGCCTATTACGTCGGCGCGCAGAATTTCCTTGGGCTTGTTCCTGGTTATTTTGCGTTCTACGTCGGCACCGAGCCGGCCAAAGTCAGGCAGGTCGAGCAGGAATTATTAAAGGAGGCGGCGCTATTGCGCGCTGAAGGATTGACGGAGGAAGAACTGAAACGCGCGAAGGCCAAAATCATCGGCCAAAAGAAAATCGCGCGGCAAGACTTGGGCGGCTTCGCCATGACTACCGCGCTGGATGAACTCTACGGGCTGGGCTACGCCCACTGCGACAATGAAGACGCTCATTACGAGGCCGTGACATTAGAGGGCGTGAAGACCGTGGCGAACAAATACTTGAAACCGAAGTCGATGGTGATTTCGGTCGTCAAGCCAGACAAACCTTGA
- a CDS encoding sigma-70 family RNA polymerase sigma factor produces the protein MSDVTRILEAAQQGDPTAADQLLPLVYEELRRLAAHKMANEAAGQTLQPTALVHEAWLRLVGNENQKWDGRAHFFAAAAEAMRRILIERARRKRAIRHGGDQQRVDVAKVDLASPSDDDQLLAVNEALDKLAAEYKVEAELVKLRYFVGMTNEEAAEVLGISPRTAKYYWTHARAWLYREISREG, from the coding sequence GTGAGCGACGTAACGCGCATCCTTGAGGCAGCCCAACAAGGCGATCCCACGGCCGCGGATCAATTGCTGCCGCTGGTCTATGAAGAGCTAAGACGCCTGGCCGCGCACAAGATGGCGAACGAAGCGGCGGGACAAACCTTGCAACCCACCGCGCTCGTTCACGAAGCCTGGCTGCGCCTGGTCGGCAACGAAAATCAAAAGTGGGATGGCCGCGCTCACTTCTTCGCCGCCGCCGCCGAGGCCATGCGGCGCATTCTCATCGAACGCGCCCGGCGCAAGCGTGCCATCCGCCACGGCGGCGATCAGCAGCGCGTGGACGTTGCAAAAGTGGATCTCGCGTCTCCAAGCGATGACGACCAGTTGCTCGCCGTCAACGAGGCGCTCGACAAGCTTGCCGCCGAATACAAAGTCGAAGCGGAACTGGTGAAGCTGCGTTACTTCGTCGGCATGACGAACGAGGAAGCAGCGGAAGTGCTCGGCATTTCCCCGCGCACCGCCAAGTATTACTGGACCCACGCCCGTGCCTGGCTGTATCGCGAAATTAGTCGAGAAGGGTAG
- a CDS encoding FG-GAP repeat protein, producing the protein MATGTWQWGLELQSYGFAGSERAVSGNPHVNTVGPRVTYDWGATLQEWFVNDRHGLEHGFTVRERPVLLEARSSGRQSAHSERPEDQSRLTSAATGEELTPLTFTLAVRGGLRPEVQADGRGVRFVDAQGAAALTYSELTVRDADGRKLPAHFEPAPGSSGRESAHSFSQQGQSRLTSAATGGLIETTAVLRLAIDERGARYPLTIDPIAQQAYLKASNTGAYDDFGGSVAVSGDTVVVGAYYESSNATGVDGDQSDNSAYSSGAAYVFVRSGTTWTQQAYLKASNTGLRDGFGSSVAVSGDTVVVGAPAEGSNATGVNGDQSNNSVWYAGAAYVFVRNGTTWSQQAYLKASTTVANNVFYRFGSSVSVSGDTVVVGALGEASNATGVDGVGSNNSANNSGAAYVFVRNGTTWTQQAYLKASNAEAGDRFGISVAVSGDTVVIGADGEASSATVVNGNQSDNNAPQSGAAYVFVRNGTTWSQQAYLKASNAEGNPPYDPYSGDRFGVSVAVSGDTVVIGANGEDSSATGVNGNQSDNGATDSGAAYVFVRSGTTWTQQAYLKASNTDAGDNFGDPVSVSGDTVVIGAYSEDSNASGVNGNQSDNSVQNSGAAYVFVRNGTTWTQQAYLKASNGSGLFYAGAVSGDTVVVGAWGDSSNATGVNGDQSNNSASESGAAYIFTGFGPPPTLTLVPDGNSGFFINIAGRSNVTYQLQRAPSVTGPWSALVTNSAPASGLLEYHETSPPPGAAFYRTVQP; encoded by the coding sequence ATGGCAACGGGGACCTGGCAATGGGGATTGGAACTCCAGAGCTACGGTTTCGCCGGCAGTGAACGCGCCGTCAGCGGCAATCCCCACGTGAACACGGTCGGCCCACGCGTGACTTACGATTGGGGTGCCACGTTGCAGGAATGGTTCGTGAACGACCGGCACGGCTTGGAACACGGCTTCACCGTGCGCGAGCGACCCGTTCTCCTTGAGGCGCGTAGCAGCGGACGTCAGTCCGCTCATTCTGAAAGGCCGGAAGATCAGAGCCGACTCACGTCGGCTGCTACGGGCGAGGAACTGACTCCCCTCACCTTCACCCTCGCGGTGCGCGGCGGGTTGCGTCCGGAAGTGCAGGCGGACGGACGCGGCGTGCGCTTCGTGGATGCGCAAGGCGCGGCAGCCCTGACCTACTCGGAGTTGACCGTGCGCGATGCCGACGGGCGGAAACTTCCCGCGCACTTCGAGCCAGCACCAGGTAGCAGCGGACGTGAGTCCGCTCATTCTTTCTCGCAGCAAGGTCAGAGCCGACTCACGTCGGCTGCTACGGGCGGATTGATTGAGACGACGGCCGTTCTCCGTCTCGCCATTGACGAACGCGGCGCGCGCTACCCGCTGACCATTGACCCCATCGCCCAGCAAGCCTATCTCAAAGCCTCCAACACCGGTGCGTATGACGACTTCGGCGGTTCGGTTGCGGTGTCGGGCGACACGGTTGTGGTCGGGGCGTATTACGAATCCAGCAACGCCACCGGGGTGGACGGTGATCAGAGCGACAACAGCGCTTATAGTTCCGGCGCGGCCTACGTCTTCGTGCGCAGCGGGACAACTTGGACCCAGCAAGCCTATCTCAAAGCCTCCAATACCGGCCTGCGTGACGGTTTCGGCAGTTCAGTTGCGGTGTCGGGCGACACGGTGGTGGTCGGGGCGCCGGCGGAAGGCAGCAATGCCACTGGGGTGAACGGCGACCAGAGCAACAACAGCGTCTGGTATGCCGGCGCAGCCTATGTCTTCGTGCGCAACGGAACGACCTGGAGCCAGCAGGCCTATCTCAAAGCCTCCACCACCGTCGCGAACAATGTTTTCTACAGGTTCGGTTCATCGGTGTCGGTGTCGGGCGATACAGTGGTGGTTGGGGCACTTGGAGAGGCCAGTAACGCCACCGGGGTGGACGGCGTCGGGAGCAACAACAGCGCGAATAACTCCGGCGCGGCCTACGTCTTCGTGCGCAACGGCACGACCTGGACCCAGCAGGCCTATCTCAAAGCCTCCAACGCGGAGGCGGGTGACCGCTTCGGCATCTCGGTGGCAGTGTCGGGCGACACGGTGGTGATTGGGGCGGATGGGGAAGCCAGCAGCGCCACCGTGGTCAATGGCAACCAGAGCGACAATAACGCGCCGCAATCCGGCGCAGCCTACGTCTTTGTGCGCAATGGAACAACCTGGAGCCAGCAGGCATATCTCAAAGCTTCGAACGCAGAAGGCAATCCCCCTTACGACCCGTACAGTGGTGATCGGTTTGGTGTTTCGGTAGCGGTGTCAGGCGACACGGTGGTGATCGGAGCGAACGGGGAGGACAGCAGCGCCACCGGGGTGAATGGCAACCAGAGCGACAACGGCGCCACAGACTCCGGCGCGGCCTACGTCTTCGTGCGCAGCGGGACCACCTGGACCCAACAGGCGTATCTCAAAGCTTCCAACACCGATGCAGGTGACAACTTCGGCGATCCGGTGTCGGTATCGGGCGACACGGTGGTGATCGGGGCGTATTCGGAGGACAGCAACGCCAGCGGAGTGAACGGCAACCAGAGCGACAACAGCGTCCAAAACTCCGGCGCGGCCTACGTCTTTGTGCGCAACGGGACAACCTGGACCCAGCAGGCGTATCTCAAAGCCTCCAACGGCAGCGGACTGTTCTACGCTGGAGCGGTGTCGGGCGACACGGTGGTGGTCGGGGCTTGGGGTGACTCCAGCAACGCCACCGGGGTCAACGGCGACCAGAGCAACAACAGTGCCTCTGAGTCCGGCGCAGCCTACATCTTCACCGGCTTCGGCCCGCCACCTACGCTCACTCTCGTACCGGACGGTAATAGCGGCTTCTTCATCAACATCGCAGGTCGCTCCAATGTCACCTACCAATTGCAACGCGCCCCCAGCGTGACCGGCCCGTGGTCCGCCCTCGTCACGAACTCCGCGCCCGCCTCCGGCCTCCTCGAATATCACGAAACCTCCCCGCCGCCCGGCGCCGCCTTCTACCGCACGGTGCAACCGTGA